In Sporosarcina psychrophila, a genomic segment contains:
- a CDS encoding energy-coupling factor ABC transporter ATP-binding protein has product MDISLQQVGYLYGKDTPFEKRALQSVDATIHSGSYSAIIGHTGSGKSTLLMHLNGLLKPSEGIVKIGDTTITAGTKAKGLKDVRRHVGIVFQFPEHQLFEETVEKDIMFGPMNFGVPEEEARRRAHQLIELLGLPPEVAQQSPFDLSGGQMRRVAIAGVLAFKPSVLVLDEPTAGLDPRGRLEIMELFNRLHVEEKLTTILVTHSMEDAARYADNIIVMHNGSSVMSGTPQEVFADEEKLTSFRLGLPRSVKFQRDIEKLIGRPLRGLALTEAQLAKAIAFAATEEGGR; this is encoded by the coding sequence ATGGACATCTCACTTCAGCAAGTAGGGTATTTGTATGGAAAAGATACTCCTTTTGAGAAAAGGGCATTGCAGAGTGTAGATGCAACGATACATTCAGGCTCTTATTCTGCAATAATTGGACATACCGGATCAGGAAAATCGACACTTCTTATGCATCTGAATGGTTTGTTAAAGCCTTCAGAAGGGATTGTGAAAATTGGAGATACGACAATTACTGCCGGTACGAAAGCGAAAGGACTGAAAGATGTCCGTAGGCATGTGGGTATTGTATTCCAGTTTCCAGAGCATCAGCTTTTTGAAGAGACTGTTGAAAAAGATATTATGTTCGGTCCTATGAACTTTGGTGTACCTGAAGAAGAGGCAAGGAGACGAGCGCATCAACTGATAGAATTGCTAGGACTTCCTCCAGAGGTTGCCCAGCAGTCTCCTTTCGATCTTTCGGGAGGGCAGATGCGCCGGGTTGCGATTGCGGGTGTACTCGCGTTTAAACCTTCTGTGCTCGTATTGGACGAGCCGACTGCGGGACTTGATCCGCGGGGGCGGCTTGAAATTATGGAACTTTTCAATCGTCTCCATGTGGAAGAAAAACTAACGACAATTCTTGTGACGCATAGTATGGAAGATGCTGCACGTTATGCGGACAATATTATCGTTATGCATAACGGAAGTTCAGTCATGTCTGGGACGCCTCAGGAAGTGTTCGCTGATGAAGAGAAGCTGACCTCCTTTAGATTAGGTCTACCGCGCTCAGTAAAGTTCCAGCGTGACATTGAGAAGTTAATTGGTCGTCCTCTCCGGGGACTGGCATTAACGGAAGCTCAGCTTGCCAAGGCAATTGCATTTGCCGCTACGGAAGAAGGTGGCCGTTAA
- the rplQ gene encoding 50S ribosomal protein L17 — protein MGYRKLGRTSSQRKAMLRDLATDLIVHERIQTTEARAKELRSVVEKMITLGKRGDLHARRQVAQFIRRELVTVADGEGNEKEIYAIQKLFDNVAPRYAERQGGYTRIMKMGPRRGDGAPVVVIELV, from the coding sequence ATGGGATACAGAAAACTTGGACGTACAAGTTCACAACGTAAAGCAATGCTTCGCGACCTAGCGACAGATCTAATCGTACACGAACGTATTCAAACGACAGAAGCTCGTGCGAAAGAATTGCGTTCAGTTGTTGAGAAAATGATTACGCTTGGTAAACGTGGAGACTTGCATGCACGTCGTCAAGTTGCACAATTTATCCGTCGCGAACTGGTTACAGTGGCAGACGGTGAAGGCAACGAGAAAGAAATCTACGCAATCCAAAAACTTTTTGATAATGTTGCACCACGTTACGCTGAGCGTCAAGGTGGATATACACGTATCATGAAAATGGGACCTCGTCGCGGCGACGGAGCACCTGTCGTTGTAATCGAACTCGTTTAA
- a CDS encoding adenylate kinase has protein sequence MNIVLMGLPGAGKGTQADRIVEKYGTPHISTGDMFRAAIQEGTELGVKAKSFMDQGALVPDEVTIGIVRERLSKSDCDNGFLLDGFPRTVPQAEALDQLLADMGRRIEHVLNIQVEKEELIARLTGRRICKVCGTSYHLLFNPPQVEGKCDKDGGELYQRADDNPETVTNRLEVNMKQTAPLLAFYDSKEVLVNIDGQKDIKDVFKDLDVILQGSGQ, from the coding sequence ATGAATATCGTATTAATGGGTCTGCCAGGAGCCGGTAAAGGTACACAGGCAGACAGAATTGTCGAAAAGTACGGAACCCCTCATATTTCTACAGGCGATATGTTCCGTGCTGCTATCCAAGAAGGCACGGAACTTGGAGTCAAAGCAAAATCGTTCATGGATCAGGGAGCACTTGTCCCTGATGAAGTGACAATCGGAATTGTTCGTGAAAGACTAAGCAAATCCGATTGCGATAATGGATTCCTACTCGATGGTTTCCCACGTACAGTTCCACAAGCTGAAGCACTTGATCAGCTTTTGGCTGACATGGGTCGGAGAATTGAGCATGTTCTCAATATCCAAGTTGAGAAAGAAGAACTTATCGCGAGGCTGACAGGCCGCCGCATCTGTAAAGTTTGCGGTACATCCTATCATTTGCTTTTTAATCCTCCACAGGTTGAAGGTAAATGTGATAAGGATGGCGGAGAACTTTATCAGCGAGCCGATGACAATCCGGAAACTGTCACGAACCGTCTGGAAGTAAATATGAAACAAACTGCACCACTCTTGGCGTTTTACGATTCCAAAGAGGTGTTGGTAAATATCGATGGACAAAAAGACATCAAAGACGTTTTCAAGGATCTGGACGTTATTCTGCAAGGAAGCGGACAATAA
- the rpsK gene encoding 30S ribosomal protein S11, whose product MARKQQTRKRRVKKNIESGIAHIRSTFNNTIVTITDMQGNAISWSSAGALGFKGSRKSTPFAAQMAAEAAAKSSMEHGLKTLEVTVKGPGGGREAAIRSLQAAGLEVTAIRDVTPVPHNGCRPPKRRRV is encoded by the coding sequence ATGGCACGTAAACAACAAACTCGTAAACGTCGTGTGAAAAAGAATATTGAATCCGGTATTGCACATATCCGTTCGACGTTCAATAATACAATTGTTACAATCACTGACATGCAAGGGAACGCAATATCTTGGTCAAGTGCAGGTGCATTAGGCTTTAAGGGTTCTCGTAAATCAACACCTTTCGCTGCACAGATGGCTGCTGAAGCGGCTGCTAAATCATCTATGGAGCACGGTCTGAAAACTTTGGAAGTTACTGTTAAAGGTCCAGGTGGTGGACGTGAAGCAGCAATTCGTTCATTACAGGCTGCAGGTCTTGAAGTTACTGCAATCAGAGACGTTACCCCGGTTCCACATAACGGATGCCGCCCGCCAAAACGCCGTCGTGTATAA
- the rpsI gene encoding 30S ribosomal protein S9 yields MAQVQYLGTGRRKSSTARVRLVPGDGTIIINKRDVEDYVPFATLREIIKQPLVITETLGSYDILVNVDGGGYTGQAGAIRHGVARALLQVDPDFRPALKSAGLLTRDARMKERKKPGLKGARRAPQFSKR; encoded by the coding sequence TTGGCACAAGTACAATATCTCGGCACAGGCCGTCGTAAAAGCTCAACAGCTCGTGTACGTCTAGTTCCTGGAGATGGCACAATTATCATCAACAAACGCGACGTAGAAGACTACGTACCATTTGCAACACTTCGCGAAATCATCAAACAACCACTTGTAATTACGGAAACTCTTGGAAGCTACGATATCCTTGTAAACGTTGATGGTGGTGGATACACTGGACAAGCAGGAGCAATCCGTCACGGAGTTGCACGTGCTCTACTTCAAGTAGACCCTGACTTCCGTCCAGCGCTTAAATCAGCAGGACTTCTTACACGTGATGCAAGAATGAAAGAACGTAAAAAACCAGGTCTTAAAGGCGCACGTCGTGCACCACAGTTCTCAAAACGTTAA
- the truA gene encoding tRNA pseudouridine(38-40) synthase TruA yields the protein MQRVKAIVSYDGTRFSGYQIQPGMRTVQLEIDKALVKMHKDKEIFSVASGRTDSGVHANGQVIHFDTPLNLPIDRWKLALNVLLPTDIRLVEVEYVSEDFHARYSATGKTYVYKWSYSEVHSPFERDFSVHLGRSHPDIELMKEAAAYLIGTHDFTSFCSSKTATSNKVRTVRMLTLEKKGDYLIMTIEGNGFLYNMVRSIAGMLLVVGNGWKTPADVKQILESCSRKANVKTAPAHGLYLDEVSYKD from the coding sequence ATGCAACGTGTTAAAGCAATTGTTTCGTATGATGGTACTCGATTTTCTGGATACCAGATACAGCCGGGAATGCGAACGGTGCAATTGGAAATTGATAAAGCATTAGTGAAAATGCATAAAGACAAGGAAATTTTTTCGGTCGCAAGCGGCCGGACGGATTCGGGTGTACACGCAAATGGCCAAGTGATTCACTTTGATACACCGCTGAACTTGCCGATAGATCGATGGAAGCTGGCGTTAAACGTCCTTTTGCCTACAGATATCCGACTGGTTGAAGTTGAATACGTCAGCGAAGATTTCCATGCGCGTTATTCTGCTACTGGCAAGACGTACGTTTATAAGTGGTCCTATAGCGAAGTGCATAGTCCGTTTGAGCGTGATTTTTCCGTTCATCTCGGTAGATCACATCCTGATATTGAGTTGATGAAGGAAGCTGCTGCCTATTTAATTGGGACGCATGATTTCACAAGTTTCTGTTCATCAAAAACCGCGACTTCCAATAAAGTCAGAACGGTGAGAATGCTGACACTCGAAAAAAAAGGCGATTATCTCATCATGACAATTGAAGGAAATGGCTTTTTATATAATATGGTAAGAAGCATTGCAGGTATGCTTCTTGTCGTAGGGAACGGCTGGAAAACGCCGGCAGACGTCAAGCAAATACTTGAATCTTGCAGCCGTAAAGCGAACGTTAAAACCGCGCCAGCACACGGTTTGTATCTAGATGAAGTGAGCTACAAAGACTAA
- the infA gene encoding translation initiation factor IF-1 produces the protein MAKDDVIEVEGTVLETLPNAMFKVELENGHTILAHVSGKIRMHFIRILPGDKVTMELSPYDLTRGRITYRFK, from the coding sequence ATGGCGAAAGATGATGTAATTGAAGTTGAAGGAACCGTACTCGAAACACTGCCAAACGCAATGTTTAAAGTAGAGCTGGAAAACGGCCATACGATTCTTGCGCATGTATCTGGCAAAATTCGTATGCACTTTATCCGTATTCTACCTGGCGATAAAGTGACAATGGAACTCTCGCCTTATGATTTAACACGTGGTCGTATCACATACCGTTTTAAATAA
- a CDS encoding energy-coupling factor transporter transmembrane component T family protein, whose product MLEKMIFGRYIPGNSFVHKLDPRSKLSFVFLFIIGVFLANNTVTYAVLLGFTLLVILSSRIRLYFLFNGLKPILFLIIFTLLMHIFFTKEGALLVDWKFIKIYEEGLRQGIFISIRFLVLVLLTSILTLTTSPISITDGMEDLLGPFKRIKLPVHELALMMSISLRFIPTLMDETDKILKAQLARGSDISTGSIKQRIRAVIPLLVPLFVSAFKRAEDLAVAMEVRGYRGGEGRTRYRQLKWHWRDTTIMVLLAVLVVVLFLLRA is encoded by the coding sequence ATGTTGGAAAAGATGATTTTCGGACGCTATATTCCAGGCAATTCATTTGTCCACAAGCTCGACCCTCGTTCGAAGCTGTCATTTGTTTTTCTTTTCATCATTGGAGTCTTCCTTGCAAATAATACTGTTACGTACGCCGTGTTATTAGGATTTACGTTACTCGTAATTTTAAGTTCAAGGATTCGGTTGTATTTCCTATTTAACGGATTGAAACCAATTCTTTTCTTGATTATTTTCACGCTACTCATGCATATCTTTTTTACGAAAGAAGGAGCACTTCTCGTCGATTGGAAGTTCATCAAGATATATGAAGAAGGGTTGAGGCAAGGTATTTTTATTTCCATTCGTTTTCTTGTATTGGTTTTGCTGACGTCTATCTTGACGTTGACGACATCGCCGATTTCAATCACGGATGGTATGGAAGACTTGCTGGGACCATTTAAGCGAATTAAATTGCCTGTTCATGAGCTTGCGCTGATGATGTCAATTTCCCTGCGCTTCATCCCCACATTGATGGATGAGACGGATAAGATATTGAAAGCGCAATTGGCGAGAGGTTCGGACATTAGTACGGGTTCTATTAAGCAGCGAATTCGTGCAGTCATTCCTTTGCTCGTACCTCTCTTTGTGAGTGCGTTCAAACGCGCTGAAGACCTTGCAGTCGCCATGGAGGTTCGTGGCTATCGTGGAGGCGAGGGGAGGACGAGGTACAGGCAGCTGAAGTGGCACTGGCGTGATACCACGATAATGGTATTGCTTGCTGTTCTAGTTGTCGTCCTCTTTCTGCTTAGGGCATAG
- a CDS encoding DNA-directed RNA polymerase subunit alpha, whose protein sequence is MIEIEKPKIETIMIAEDIKFGKFIIEPLERGYGNTLGNSLRRILLSSLPGAAVTSIQIDGVLHEFSTIEGVVEDVASIILNVKKLALKIYSDEEKVIEIDVKGEGVITAADITHDSDVEVLNPELPIATLGKNGHLRMRMYAVRGRGYAPSDQNKREDLAIGVIPIDSIYTPVSRVNFQVENTRVGQMANFDKLTLDVWTDGSIGPKEAVSLGAKILTEHLNIFVGMTDEAQTAEIMVEKEEDQKEKVLEMTIEELDLSVRSYNCLKRAGINTVLELASKSEDEMMKVRNLGRKSLEEVKAKLDELNLVLRTED, encoded by the coding sequence ATGATCGAGATTGAGAAACCGAAGATTGAAACAATTATGATCGCCGAAGACATCAAGTTCGGTAAGTTTATCATCGAACCACTTGAACGCGGATACGGAAATACGTTAGGAAACTCCCTACGTCGCATCCTTCTATCTTCACTGCCAGGAGCTGCTGTTACATCTATCCAGATTGATGGTGTGCTTCATGAATTCTCAACAATTGAAGGTGTCGTCGAAGACGTCGCATCAATTATTTTGAACGTGAAAAAACTGGCTCTCAAAATCTATTCAGATGAAGAGAAAGTGATTGAGATAGACGTGAAAGGCGAAGGAGTTATCACAGCTGCGGACATTACACATGATAGTGACGTAGAAGTGTTGAATCCTGAACTTCCTATCGCGACACTTGGTAAAAACGGTCACTTGCGCATGCGTATGTATGCTGTACGTGGACGTGGTTACGCACCTTCTGATCAAAACAAACGTGAGGATCTCGCAATTGGCGTTATTCCAATCGACTCTATTTACACTCCGGTTTCACGAGTTAACTTCCAAGTGGAGAATACTCGGGTTGGCCAAATGGCGAACTTTGATAAGTTGACACTTGATGTTTGGACAGATGGTAGCATCGGTCCTAAAGAAGCTGTTTCACTTGGGGCAAAAATCCTAACTGAGCATCTAAATATATTTGTCGGTATGACAGATGAAGCACAAACTGCAGAAATCATGGTAGAAAAAGAGGAAGATCAGAAAGAGAAAGTACTCGAGATGACTATTGAGGAACTTGACCTTTCAGTTAGATCTTACAATTGCCTAAAACGTGCAGGCATCAATACAGTTCTTGAACTTGCTAGCAAGTCAGAGGACGAAATGATGAAAGTACGAAATCTTGGCCGTAAATCACTTGAAGAAGTGAAAGCGAAATTGGACGAGCTTAACCTAGTGTTACGCACCGAAGATTGA
- the rplM gene encoding 50S ribosomal protein L13, which yields MRTTFMAKGHEVERKWLVVDAEGQTLGRLASEVASLLRGKHKPTFTPHVDTGDHVIIINAEKIHLTGNKLKDKIYYRHSGYTGSMKQRTALEMRTNFPTKMLELAIKGMLPKGPLGRQTYRKLNVYAGPDHPHAAQQPEVFVLRG from the coding sequence ATGCGTACAACATTCATGGCTAAAGGTCACGAAGTAGAGCGTAAATGGCTCGTTGTCGACGCTGAAGGACAGACGCTTGGTCGTCTTGCTTCTGAAGTTGCATCACTTTTGCGCGGCAAACATAAACCTACGTTCACACCACACGTTGATACAGGTGACCACGTCATCATCATCAATGCAGAAAAGATTCATCTTACAGGTAACAAATTGAAAGACAAAATTTACTACCGTCACTCAGGTTACACGGGTAGCATGAAACAACGTACGGCTCTTGAAATGCGTACAAACTTCCCGACAAAAATGCTTGAACTTGCAATTAAAGGAATGCTTCCAAAAGGTCCTTTAGGCCGTCAAACATATAGAAAACTTAATGTATACGCTGGACCAGATCACCCGCACGCAGCACAACAACCAGAAGTATTCGTACTTCGCGGTTAA
- the rpsM gene encoding 30S ribosomal protein S13 — protein sequence MARIAGVDVPRDKRVVISLTYIFGIGKTTAQKVLAAAGVSEDARVRDLTDAELDKIREQMDTLKVEGDLRRETSLNIKRLMEIGSFRGIRHRRGLPVRGQNTKNNARTRKGPKRTVANKKK from the coding sequence ATGGCACGTATTGCTGGTGTAGACGTTCCGCGCGATAAGCGCGTAGTCATTTCATTAACTTACATTTTCGGAATCGGAAAAACAACTGCTCAAAAAGTATTGGCGGCAGCTGGAGTATCTGAGGACGCACGAGTTCGCGATCTTACTGACGCAGAGCTTGATAAAATCCGTGAACAAATGGACACGCTTAAAGTTGAAGGTGACCTTCGACGTGAAACTTCCCTTAACATCAAACGTTTGATGGAAATCGGTAGCTTCCGTGGTATCCGTCATCGTCGCGGACTTCCTGTTCGTGGACAAAACACGAAAAATAACGCACGTACTCGTAAAGGTCCTAAACGGACAGTAGCGAACAAGAAAAAATAA
- the modA gene encoding molybdate ABC transporter substrate-binding protein, whose amino-acid sequence MMKKVSCFLVLLCLLLISVGCSNGQQPIVSDSDDEVELIISAAASLTDALNELKTSFESEHSTITLSFNPGGSGKLAQQIEQGAPSDVFLSASKIDMDKLQKGNLILEDTRLDFATNELVLITNKEKPFNLSSFEDIDSATIDHFAIGEPESVPVGRYSKKVLETLKLWEPLQSKLVLSSDVRQVLTHVEMGNADIGVVYASDALISDKVKVVATAKPEWHDQIVYPGAVIADSKHPEEAKAFLAFLAGEQGKEILKKYGFK is encoded by the coding sequence ATGATGAAAAAGGTGAGTTGTTTCCTTGTTTTACTATGCTTGCTATTGATTTCAGTAGGATGTTCCAATGGTCAACAACCAATTGTCAGTGATTCAGATGATGAAGTTGAATTAATAATTTCGGCCGCGGCCAGTTTAACAGATGCATTGAATGAACTGAAAACTAGTTTTGAAAGTGAACATTCGACCATTACCTTGTCGTTCAATCCCGGGGGCTCAGGTAAATTAGCGCAACAAATCGAGCAAGGTGCACCCTCAGATGTGTTCCTATCGGCAAGTAAAATAGATATGGATAAGCTGCAGAAGGGAAATCTGATACTTGAAGATACACGACTAGATTTTGCTACAAACGAGCTGGTGTTAATTACGAATAAAGAAAAACCATTCAATTTGTCCTCATTTGAAGATATAGATTCAGCAACAATTGATCATTTTGCTATCGGCGAGCCAGAAAGCGTGCCTGTTGGCCGTTATTCGAAAAAAGTACTTGAAACACTGAAGCTTTGGGAGCCGTTACAAAGTAAGTTGGTTTTGAGTTCGGATGTACGCCAAGTTCTGACACATGTTGAAATGGGCAATGCGGATATTGGCGTTGTGTATGCCAGTGATGCATTGATTTCAGATAAGGTAAAAGTAGTGGCTACGGCTAAACCTGAATGGCATGATCAAATTGTTTATCCGGGGGCCGTCATTGCCGACTCGAAGCACCCTGAAGAAGCGAAAGCATTTTTAGCGTTTCTCGCAGGCGAGCAAGGCAAAGAAATCTTGAAGAAATACGGATTCAAGTAA
- the rpmJ gene encoding 50S ribosomal protein L36 gives MKVRPSVKPMCEKCKIIRRRGRVMVICENPKHKQRQG, from the coding sequence ATGAAAGTTAGACCATCTGTAAAACCGATGTGCGAAAAATGTAAAATTATTCGCAGACGCGGCCGAGTAATGGTAATCTGTGAAAATCCAAAACATAAACAAAGACAAGGCTAA
- a CDS encoding energy-coupling factor ABC transporter ATP-binding protein — translation MKEILSMDNVSYSYDSEDEVAKKAVDGVSFTVQEDEWIAIVGHNGSGKSTLAKLMIGLLFPEEGDVNVFIEKLTENNIWEIRSRMGFVFQNPDNQFVGSTVQDDVAFALENNGVPFEEMVTRVHEALAQVNMSDFLDQEPHHLSGGQKQRVAIAGALALHPKLLIMDEATSMLDPQGRNEVIHLVEELKRKTGLTVISITHDLEEALLADRIIVMNKGKVLTVGTPEQIFARGNELEEIGLDLPFALRVSSLLRENGLDLVGEHMTEEELVNELWTSHFSK, via the coding sequence ATGAAGGAAATTCTGTCGATGGATAATGTGTCTTATTCCTATGACTCTGAGGACGAGGTAGCAAAGAAAGCAGTCGACGGCGTGTCGTTTACGGTACAAGAAGATGAATGGATTGCTATTGTTGGCCATAATGGTTCCGGTAAATCGACACTTGCGAAATTGATGATTGGACTTTTGTTCCCAGAAGAAGGGGACGTTAACGTATTTATTGAAAAACTGACTGAGAACAATATATGGGAAATTCGTTCACGGATGGGTTTTGTTTTTCAAAATCCAGATAACCAGTTTGTTGGTTCGACAGTTCAAGATGATGTTGCATTTGCGCTAGAGAACAATGGAGTTCCCTTCGAAGAAATGGTGACTCGGGTTCATGAGGCACTTGCGCAAGTAAACATGAGTGATTTCCTCGACCAGGAGCCTCACCATCTCTCAGGCGGACAAAAGCAACGAGTTGCAATAGCTGGGGCGCTCGCGTTACATCCAAAGCTTCTTATTATGGATGAGGCGACGTCGATGCTTGATCCACAAGGACGTAATGAAGTAATTCATTTAGTAGAAGAATTAAAGCGTAAGACCGGCCTCACGGTCATTTCCATTACACATGATTTGGAAGAGGCGCTGTTGGCAGATCGTATTATTGTCATGAACAAGGGTAAAGTTCTGACTGTTGGTACGCCGGAGCAGATATTTGCTCGGGGAAATGAACTTGAGGAAATTGGTTTGGACTTACCATTCGCTTTAAGAGTATCCAGTTTGTTACGTGAAAATGGGCTGGATCTTGTCGGTGAGCATATGACGGAAGAAGAGTTGGTGAATGAATTATGGACATCTCACTTCAGCAAGTAG
- the rpmD gene encoding 50S ribosomal protein L30, whose protein sequence is MANKLEVTLTKSVIGSKPAQRKTVEALGLRKLHQMVEHQDNVAIRGMINKVDHLVTVKEL, encoded by the coding sequence ATGGCGAACAAACTTGAAGTCACCCTTACAAAAAGTGTAATCGGCTCGAAGCCAGCACAGCGTAAAACTGTGGAGGCGCTTGGACTACGTAAATTACACCAAATGGTCGAACATCAAGATAATGTTGCAATTCGTGGCATGATCAACAAAGTAGACCACCTAGTAACAGTTAAAGAACTATAA
- the rplO gene encoding 50S ribosomal protein L15, with protein MKLHTMKPAAGSRTKRKRIGRGIGSGFGKTSGRGHGGQNSRSGGGVRLGFEGGQIPLFQRLPKRGFTNINRKDYAIVNLDTLNRFDEGTEVTPELLIESGIVSNAKSGIKILGNGILEKKITVKAHKFSASAKEAIEKAGGQTEVV; from the coding sequence ATGAAATTACACACTATGAAGCCTGCTGCAGGTTCACGTACTAAGCGTAAGCGTATTGGTCGCGGAATCGGTTCAGGTTTTGGTAAAACTTCTGGTAGAGGTCACGGTGGACAAAACTCCCGTTCGGGTGGTGGCGTACGTCTTGGATTCGAGGGTGGTCAAATTCCACTTTTCCAAAGACTTCCTAAACGTGGTTTTACGAACATCAACCGTAAGGATTATGCAATCGTAAACCTAGACACACTTAATCGTTTCGACGAAGGTACTGAAGTTACGCCTGAGCTACTAATTGAATCAGGCATCGTGAGCAATGCTAAATCAGGTATTAAGATTCTGGGTAACGGAATTCTTGAGAAAAAGATCACTGTCAAAGCTCACAAATTCTCTGCTTCTGCTAAAGAGGCAATCGAGAAGGCGGGCGGACAGACCGAGGTGGTTTAA
- the secY gene encoding preprotein translocase subunit SecY has product MFQTIANFMRVKDIRSKIFYTLLVLIVFRLGTFIPVPNVDATALQQTDNNLIGLLNVFGGGALANFSILAMGIMPYITASIIVQLLQMDVVPKFTEWAKQGDVGRRKLAQFTRYFTIILAFIQAIAMSFGFNQMYGGTLIKDEGVSTYVVIAIVLTAGTAFLLWLGEQITAKGVGNGISIIIFAGIVAAIPNAVNQLYATQIQDAGDALFIKLAVMALLLVLVIAITVGIIYFQEALRKIPIQYAKRVTGRGQTTAGQQTHLPLKLNAAGVIPVIFASAFFITPQSIATFFGTNSVTTTITNVFDYTKPVGMVFYLILIIAFTYFYAFIQVNPENIADNLKKQGAYIPGIRPGQNTQNYLTSTLYRLTFVGAIFLATVAIMPIFFINIANLPQSAQIGGTSLIIVVGVALETMKQLESQLVKRHYKGFMK; this is encoded by the coding sequence ATGTTTCAGACAATCGCCAACTTTATGCGAGTAAAAGATATACGGTCTAAAATCTTTTACACACTACTGGTACTCATTGTTTTTAGACTAGGAACATTTATTCCAGTCCCAAACGTTGATGCAACTGCACTACAGCAAACTGATAATAATCTTATTGGCTTACTGAACGTGTTTGGTGGGGGTGCCCTTGCGAACTTCTCGATCCTTGCAATGGGAATTATGCCTTACATCACTGCATCTATCATCGTGCAATTATTGCAGATGGATGTCGTACCTAAATTTACTGAATGGGCGAAACAAGGAGACGTTGGAAGACGGAAACTTGCGCAGTTCACGAGGTATTTCACAATAATCCTAGCCTTTATTCAAGCAATTGCTATGTCATTTGGTTTCAACCAAATGTATGGTGGTACGCTGATAAAAGACGAAGGTGTTTCGACATACGTGGTTATCGCGATCGTATTGACGGCAGGAACTGCATTTCTTTTATGGCTTGGTGAACAGATTACAGCAAAAGGTGTTGGGAATGGTATTTCCATCATAATCTTCGCTGGTATCGTCGCAGCAATCCCAAATGCAGTCAACCAACTTTACGCAACTCAGATTCAAGATGCGGGCGACGCACTGTTCATTAAACTGGCAGTTATGGCTCTTCTACTCGTCTTGGTCATTGCGATTACTGTCGGAATTATTTACTTCCAAGAAGCACTACGGAAAATTCCGATCCAATATGCGAAACGTGTCACTGGACGAGGTCAAACGACTGCAGGCCAACAGACACACTTGCCCTTGAAACTTAATGCGGCAGGGGTTATCCCGGTAATCTTTGCTTCTGCATTTTTTATTACACCACAATCAATAGCGACCTTCTTTGGCACTAACAGTGTAACAACTACAATTACAAACGTTTTCGATTATACGAAACCGGTTGGAATGGTATTTTACCTGATATTGATCATTGCATTCACATACTTCTACGCATTCATCCAGGTGAATCCGGAGAATATTGCGGATAATTTGAAAAAGCAAGGCGCTTATATCCCGGGCATTCGTCCAGGACAAAATACACAAAATTACCTAACGAGCACTTTGTATCGATTGACATTTGTGGGGGCAATATTCCTCGCTACAGTGGCAATCATGCCGATATTCTTCATCAATATCGCAAACCTTCCACAGTCTGCGCAAATTGGAGGAACAAGTTTAATCATCGTCGTCGGGGTTGCACTTGAAACGATGAAACAACTTGAATCACAACTTGTGAAAAGGCATTACAAAGGATTCATGAAGTAA